Within the uncultured Fusobacterium sp. genome, the region TACTTATAAAGTAATAGATGAATTGATTTTTAGTATGAAACAAAATGAAAAAGATGAGAAAAAATTATTAGAAAAAGCTGAAGAATTATTGAAACAATTTAATCTTTATGAATATAGAAATTATTCTCCTTTTTCTTTGAGCCAAGGACAACAGAGAAAAGTAGCAGTACTATCTATGTTAGCAGGAGATCAAAAGGTACTTCTATGTGATGAACCAACTTATGGACAAGATAATAGAACAAGTAGAGAGATAATGGAGTTTTTAAAGAAAAAAGCTAATGAGGGATTGACGATAATAATTGTATCTCATGATAGAAACTTAGTATATGAATATTCAGACTCTATTTATGAAGTTACTGAAGAAAAAGAGTTAAGGAGAGTGAGATAAAATGTTAAAATTAAACACTGCTTACAAGGGATTAACACTATTTTTAATCTCCTTGATACTCTCTTTTGAGTATAATTATTATTTTAACTTTGGAATTTTTCTAGTTATGATTTTATTGATGTTAGTTAATAAAGTTAGTATAAAAAAGATAATTTTAGCTTTTTTACCAGCTATATTTTTAGCAGTGGGGGTATTTTTTACAGGCTTTCTACATAGTGGTGAAGGTACAGATGTAACCTCTCTTACTAAAATAGTTGTTGTTATAGGAGATATTGAAACAGGAATGCAGCTAGCAATGAGAATAATGGCTTTTGCTAGTATCGGTTTATTTTTTGTATTTACAACAGATCCTAGATTATTTATTTTAAGTTTAAATCAACAATTTAAACTGCCAAGAAACTTTGCTTATGGAATATTAGCAGCATATAGTTTTATTCCAATTGTTAAGCAAGAGTATCAAAATATGAGATTTGCATATAGAGCAAGGGGAGTTGAAAAAAATATTTTTATGCTTCCAATGCTTGTAACAGCAGTAAGATCATCTGAAAGTATAGCGATGGCTATGGAATCAAAGGGATTTAATTCAAGAGGAAATAGAAGTGAATACATAAAATTAAGTGTGAGTATTTGGGATTATATAACTCTTATTGTGTGTACTTTAATTATTTTAGTAGGAACAATTATTTTCTAATTTGGATAAGAAATCGAAAATTCCTTGTTGACAAAAAAGATGAGGTATGATATTATATTTAATGCGTGGAAGGTTATCCTAATTGGTAAGGAACCGGTCTTGAAAACCGGCGTCGCAAGACTTCAGAGTTCGAATCTCTGATCTTCCGCCAGATATGATGGTGAAGTGGCAGAGTGGCCTAATGCACTCCCCTGCTAAGGGAGAGTACCTATAAACGGTACCGAGAGTTCAAATCTCTCCTTCACCGCCATTTGATAATAACAGGTAGGTTGACTACCTTTTTTTTATATAATAATTGCACCTATAGCTCAATTGGATAGAGCGTCTGACTACGGATCAGAAGGTTAGGGGTTCGATTCCTCTTAGGTGCGCCATAGGTTAACCCTAACTCAAGAATAATTATTATTTTAAATAATTTTGTATTTTGAAGATAGAGAAGTCGTTTCAAATTATGAAACGACTTTTTTTTTAAAAATATATCTTGATATCATTAAATGAAGTAAAGATAACTTTTCTGACTATCAAATTTATAATTTCTTTTAACTTTTCTCTATATTCATCATCATCTGTATCTTGGAATAGCATTAGTTCTTGTAATAATCTTATATTATCTTCTGAAACTTCTTTTTTCTCTTCTTCAGAAATAACAGCCATTTTATTATTGATATTTTTTATAACTTGTTCTTTTTCTTTCTTTAGTTTACTTAAAGTTTCTCTTGAAACTTCAACAGAAGTAAGTCCTTCAGCAACGAGAGTTAAAATTCTTTTTTCTGAAGCAGTATATTTTTCTAATACAATTTTTAATTCATCTATTTCGGAATATAAGTCAGCTAACCTAAACTCACAATCATTTAGCATTTTAAGGCTTTTATCTTGTAGAATAGCATCAGAAATAGCTTTTTCTGTCTTAGTTACAGGAAGTCTTTTTTTACACAAATGACATTTATAGTAATAGAAATAATTTCCTGATTTTCCTTTTATTTTTTCCCCTTCAAGTCTTCCACCACAACTGCATCTCAAATTATTTGAGTACAGATAAACTTTAATATTTTTTCTATACTTTCCTCTATTGTGATTACGAATATCCAAGATAGAAGAATATTCTTCTTCATCTAATAGAGCAGGTAGTATAGGAGTTTCAGAGGTAAAATAATTTTTTCTGTATCCTTTATTATGGCATTTATCAATTTTTCCTTTTTTACCATAGGTTCTATAACCATGAATTTCAGGTTTTCTAAGCCATTGAGCAACAGTGACAGGATTTAATGAATATTTTTTAGCAGTTGTAACTATTGAACGAGTTCTTATTATATCTATAAAGACAGCTCTATAAAACTCCCAAGTCTCTTCATTTTTAACTATTATTTTACATTTCTTACCATTGATATATCCAGTTTCAAGTTTAAACCAAGGTAATAAACTTCCACCAAGATATCTATTAGTTTGACAATACTCATAGGCGGCATCAATAACTTTAGCCACTATTTTTTTCTTATCTTCTTGAGCTCCAATTAATCTAAGAATGGATGGAATAGAATCCCAAGTTCCACTAGCTTGTATTTCTCCTTCTTTGATAGATATAAGCTTTATTCCAAGATCATCAAGAAAGAATAAATCTCTCATACCTGCTTGGAAATCTCTAGTAAATCTATCAGAATGGGAAACTAAGACATATTTAACAGAGGGATTCCCCCTCAAGTATTCCTTGAGGGAGACTATTCCATCTCTATCTGTTTTATCTCCATGATCAGTATCGCTAAACTCAGCAATAATACTGTAATTATTACTGAAAGCAAAATCTTTAATGAGTTTCTTTTGAGTATCTTTAGAGCCACGTTCATCCTGCATATTAGTAGAAACTCTAGTGTACATAACAGCTATTTTATAGTCCATTAGCCATCACTTCTTTTTTCTTATCAAGGATTTTTTTCAATTCCTTGATCTTTAGGATTGCTAATATAATTTTTTGTTTTCTCATAGAAAGCCTCCTTCTTTTTAAAAGGAGAGTATGGTACAATAAGCTATAACATACTCTCTTTTGGTTTGGGTTTGTTATTTATAGCCTGATGAGTGCCAGTCATCAGGTTTTTTATATATCAAATTATTATATATAATTAATTTTTAATAAGGTCACCGAAAGAATATTTTTGAAAAATACTCATACTATTTTTATTTATTAGTTCATTTTCTCCAGTAAGAAAGTTGAATACTAAATAAAAATCTGGTGGAATATTTTGATTGTAACCCCAATTTGCTCCTGAAGCATAAAGGGAATAACGTGAACAATCATCTCCAAGATAATGGACTAATGATATGTCACTAAAATCATGAGCTTTTCCATTTTTAGCTAAAATCTCAGCTTCTTTCTTATTTAATTCTATCCCTACACAGTCTAGAGCAATTTTTTCAATCTTAGTATTTTCGTGATTTATAAAAATTCTATGTGGAGAAAAGATACAAGGTTTATTAATATTAAATATCACATTTTTTAAATTTGAATGAAGCATAGGAGTAGTCTCAGAGTTGTTATTACTAGGATTTATAATTTTTAACTGATTATCCACAGTCTTTCTAAATTCCATAGCTCTTTCATAAAGGAACATAAACTCATTAAATCTTTCTTTGATTTGATAAGCAGAAACATTGTCAATATATTCAGGAAAAAGAATTTTTACAAATCCTTCAAAACCCTTTTCTATTGAGTTTTGTGTCCTTATACTAGAACTTTTCCATTGAATATTTAATGCTTCTTGAAAAAGATTTATATCAAAGTTCTTTTCTCTAAGTTCAACAAGGGCTTCTTTTAGCAGTAAACAACTACAAAGAGAACTTTCTTTTTTACTTTTCATGATTTGGGAAAAAGTTCTACATCCCCATGAATTAAGTAAACTTGTAATTCTTGAAACGAAAGCTTCGCCATCAGATGATTCCATTATTATTGTATCTTTAAAAAGTTGTTGTTGGTTAACAAACAAACCTAGAAGATCTATTTTATTTTTAGGATTTCCTAGAATCACTATGCTTGTGTCACTTTCTTTTTTATTGATGCTATTGATCATAATTTTTCCCTTATATTTTTCACCATCCATATATAGTTGAAAGGCAGTTATAAGTTCAGAGTCAGTAATTTTACTTAATTCATCCATGATGAAAGCTGTTTTTACTTTAAAAAAATCTCCTTCTTTATCACCTCTACCATCAACAATAATGTTTGCACGTGTAGCCATTAATGTATATCTATCGAATCCTAAGGAAAGATAAGTTTGTGTTTTTCCAAGTTCTTTTTTAGAAATATCAAGCAATAGAAATTTTTTAACTACCAAAGGAAGTAATCTTGCTATTCCAATTATTTTTTCGTGATAAAGTAAAACCTCTGGATTTAAACCTAGAACTTCTAAGACTAAGTTAATTCTTTCTGAAAGGCTTTTTCCACTTAAAAATTTACTCCATTGTTTTAATGGTTCTAAGTAAGTATATACAGTGATGTTTGAAAAAGAATAGCAGTTAAGAGCAGGGCTAAAACTGATATTAGCACTACATAATATAGTACAGCCCTCATATTTTCTAATAAAAGAGTTTAAATCTTTTCTATTAAAGAATATTTTTCCTTCTATACTTTTTTCTTTGAGAGGTACAATAACTTCTATACAACTATTTGAATTTGATGTTATTTCCTTAACAAAAAGAGAAAGATTTCTTTTGATAGTACAACAATCATCTTTAAACCTCAAGTCTTTTATATCCTCATATGTTAAACAAGGCTCATTAATATCAGCTACACTTCGATCTTTAATTTCAAAAGAGAAAGCTCTTTTCTGTTTTTTAGAAGAAGCAACTTCTATAGCTTCTGCAAATAAACCTCGAATCTCTTCAGGTGTTAATTCTTGTAAAGCTTTCATAATAGTATCATTCATCTAAATAACCTCCTGCTTTTCTATCTTTCACAGAATATGTATTTTTATTGACTCTTATTTTTGGATTTGCCATAAATATAGCAGTCACTTTTTGTTGTGATTCTACTATTTTATATACAATATCCATATTAGTTAATAGCTTTTCTCCAGAAAGATTACTGCTTTCTTTTACTATTGAAAATATATCTTTTACTTCTTTTTCACCAGTAATATATTCTCGGATAGTTTTTTTAATTTTTTCATCAACACAGCATTCCTCTTCTTTTAGAATATGATCTTTATTTTCTTCTACAGTAGTCATATACTTTAAAAAAGAATCGAATTCTTCTTGAGTTCTTATAGGAATAATGTGGTTGATAAAATTTTTATTATCAGATGGGGGTTCAAGAATTTTCTTCTCAATTACCCCAGCTCCTACTATAAGGTACTCTCCTTTTTTTAAGAAAATCTTCGCTTCAAGTTCACTCAAATTAAAACATTTTCCAGTAAGTATCTGTACAGTAGCATAATCTTCAAGATATAAGGCTACTTGTATTAAAGTCAATAAAATCTCTTTTGTGATTTCCATATCACTAACCTCCATTATTTATTGTTTTTTTACTAAATAAATGTTACTATAGTAAATATCTTTATGTAGGTTTAAGAGAATTAGGGAGTAAGATAGATGAATGTAGATTATTTCTTTTCATTTTCATCTCCTTTTTATTTAATTGTCAATGTTCTAGGCAAATATATAATAACAAATTTGTTTTAATTTTTTAATGGAGGGTTTTTAAGACAAAAATGGGAAATTTAGAAGTGTACAATTTAAAAGAATTGGCTAATGATAGTGAAAGGAAAAAAAGAGAATACTATAGAAATGAAGTTTATAAATTAGGAATAAACTTTGATTTACTTTCATTAGAATGCCAAAAAAATATAATTGATTTTTTTATAGAATTAAAAGAGGATGAGTTAGAGAAGACAGAGAAATCTGAGAAGCAATTAATAACTTTGATAAAAAAAGGTGATAAAAAAACTTTTGATAAAATGTTTGAAAAATTAAGTGATTGTGAATTTCTTAGTTTAGAAAATGAAAATGGAAATCAACAAATATATTTATTATATGAAATTAATAAAAATATAAGTTGTCAATTTGAAAAATTAATGATGGTAAATGGGAATTTTGATATATTGGAACAATTTTCGATTGTAAGAAATAATTATTTTAAGACTTTAAGAGATATTTTAAATGAAAAGGTAGAAAAAATTCAATGTTTCGGTATGATAGAAGAAATGATAATAAGTAATTTAATTTGGTCTTGGGAAAATATATATTTTTTTTCAAATAGAACAAAAATTGAGAGGAAAATTTATTATAGTATGTTTGAAGTGATTTTAACAGAGTTAAAGGAACGTGTGGCAAAACAAAATTTAGAAAAAAAAGAGTTATTGATTACAAGTAACTATGATGAAATTATTCTTAATTTTCTTCTTTTAAAAGAATTAATGATAGGAAAATTTGGAGATAAAGAAATTAGTATTAATTGCAATCAAAACATTGAACAACTAAAAGAAGCATTCAAAAAATTATTCGGAGAAGCTATTTCTAGTATTAAATTTAAGGATCTTAGAACAGAAAATTTAAGAAAAGATAATAATTTTTCAAAGAGAATTGAAGAGATAA harbors:
- a CDS encoding energy-coupling factor transporter transmembrane protein EcfT — its product is MLKLNTAYKGLTLFLISLILSFEYNYYFNFGIFLVMILLMLVNKVSIKKIILAFLPAIFLAVGVFFTGFLHSGEGTDVTSLTKIVVVIGDIETGMQLAMRIMAFASIGLFFVFTTDPRLFILSLNQQFKLPRNFAYGILAAYSFIPIVKQEYQNMRFAYRARGVEKNIFMLPMLVTAVRSSESIAMAMESKGFNSRGNRSEYIKLSVSIWDYITLIVCTLIILVGTIIF
- a CDS encoding BREX system Lon protease-like protein BrxL, which produces MNDTIMKALQELTPEEIRGLFAEAIEVASSKKQKRAFSFEIKDRSVADINEPCLTYEDIKDLRFKDDCCTIKRNLSLFVKEITSNSNSCIEVIVPLKEKSIEGKIFFNRKDLNSFIRKYEGCTILCSANISFSPALNCYSFSNITVYTYLEPLKQWSKFLSGKSLSERINLVLEVLGLNPEVLLYHEKIIGIARLLPLVVKKFLLLDISKKELGKTQTYLSLGFDRYTLMATRANIIVDGRGDKEGDFFKVKTAFIMDELSKITDSELITAFQLYMDGEKYKGKIMINSINKKESDTSIVILGNPKNKIDLLGLFVNQQQLFKDTIIMESSDGEAFVSRITSLLNSWGCRTFSQIMKSKKESSLCSCLLLKEALVELREKNFDINLFQEALNIQWKSSSIRTQNSIEKGFEGFVKILFPEYIDNVSAYQIKERFNEFMFLYERAMEFRKTVDNQLKIINPSNNNSETTPMLHSNLKNVIFNINKPCIFSPHRIFINHENTKIEKIALDCVGIELNKKEAEILAKNGKAHDFSDISLVHYLGDDCSRYSLYASGANWGYNQNIPPDFYLVFNFLTGENELINKNSMSIFQKYSFGDLIKN
- a CDS encoding recombinase family protein, yielding MDYKIAVMYTRVSTNMQDERGSKDTQKKLIKDFAFSNNYSIIAEFSDTDHGDKTDRDGIVSLKEYLRGNPSVKYVLVSHSDRFTRDFQAGMRDLFFLDDLGIKLISIKEGEIQASGTWDSIPSILRLIGAQEDKKKIVAKVIDAAYEYCQTNRYLGGSLLPWFKLETGYINGKKCKIIVKNEETWEFYRAVFIDIIRTRSIVTTAKKYSLNPVTVAQWLRKPEIHGYRTYGKKGKIDKCHNKGYRKNYFTSETPILPALLDEEEYSSILDIRNHNRGKYRKNIKVYLYSNNLRCSCGGRLEGEKIKGKSGNYFYYYKCHLCKKRLPVTKTEKAISDAILQDKSLKMLNDCEFRLADLYSEIDELKIVLEKYTASEKRILTLVAEGLTSVEVSRETLSKLKKEKEQVIKNINNKMAVISEEEKKEVSEDNIRLLQELMLFQDTDDDEYREKLKEIINLIVRKVIFTSFNDIKIYF